CTCCCGCGCTCCGCGGCGCGCCGCAGAAGCGCGGCGTCTGCACGCGCGTCTATACGACGACACCCAAGAAGCCGAACTCGGCGCTGCGGAAGGTCGCGCGCGTGCGGCTCACGAACGGCATGGAGGTAGGCGCCTACATCCCCGGCGAGGGTCACAACCTGCAGGAGCACTCGGTGGTGCTGATCCGCGGCGGCCGCGTCAAGGACCTTCCGGGCTTCCGCTACAAGGTGATCCGCGGCGGGCTCGACACCTCGGGTGTCTCCGACCGCCGCCAGGGCCGCTCCAAGTACGGCGCGAAGAGGGGCAGCTGATGCCCCGCCGCGCAGAGATCCAGCCGCGCCAGGTCGAGCCCGATCCGGTGTACGGGTCCGTGCTCGTGACGCAGGTGATCAACCGCGTCATGCTGGACGGCAAGAAGTCCATCGCCGAGAAGATCGTCTACGACGCCCTGGCGCTCGTCTCCGAGAAGACCGGCAAGCCGGCGCTCGAGGTGCTCGAGGGCGCCGTCAAGACCGTGACGCCCGTGCTCGAAGTGCGTTCGCGCCGTGTCGGCGGGGCGAACTACCAGGTGCCCGTCGAGGTGCCGCAGCGGCGCGCCCGCACGCTCGCGATCCGCTGGATCGTGCAGTTCGCGCGCGACCGCCGCGAGAAGCACATGGGCGACAAGCTCGCGGGCGAGCTGATGGACGCGCTGAACCAGCAGGGCGGGGCGTACAAGAAGAAGGACGACATCTACCGGATGGCGCAGGCCAACAAGGCCTTCGCCCACTACCGCTGGTAAGGGAAGCATGAGCACCACGGCAACACGCATCGCGCTCGACCGCGTCCGCAACATCGGCATCATGGCCCACATCGACGCCGGCAAGACGACGACGACGGAGCGCATCCTCTACTACACAGGCCGCACCCACAAGCTGGGCGAGGTGCACGAAGGCGCCGCGACGATGGACTGGATGGCGCAGGAGCAGGAGCGCGGGATCACGATCACGTCTGCGGCGACGACCGCGGAGTG
The Gaiella occulta genome window above contains:
- the rpsL gene encoding 30S ribosomal protein S12, with the translated sequence MPTVNQLVRKGRKAPVAKTKTPALRGAPQKRGVCTRVYTTTPKKPNSALRKVARVRLTNGMEVGAYIPGEGHNLQEHSVVLIRGGRVKDLPGFRYKVIRGGLDTSGVSDRRQGRSKYGAKRGS
- the rpsG gene encoding 30S ribosomal protein S7 — encoded protein: MPRRAEIQPRQVEPDPVYGSVLVTQVINRVMLDGKKSIAEKIVYDALALVSEKTGKPALEVLEGAVKTVTPVLEVRSRRVGGANYQVPVEVPQRRARTLAIRWIVQFARDRREKHMGDKLAGELMDALNQQGGAYKKKDDIYRMAQANKAFAHYRW